A genomic stretch from Bacteroidota bacterium includes:
- the lpxD gene encoding UDP-3-O-(3-hydroxymyristoyl)glucosamine N-acyltransferase — MKIVPPQTLASLAAILNIEYIGPADHPVLGINEIHRVEPGDLTFVDVKKYFNKALTSAATTILLNERTEPPAGKGLLLSDDPFRDYNRLTEYFQPTLSLTQQGGAQAVHPTAHLGQHVVLGEDVEIGEGAEIGHNVVIGSHVRIGAHTRIYSQVYLGDYTVVGSHCTIQAGAQIGGEAFYFKKRPYGRDKMLTKGRVLIADHVDIGAGTCIDRGVSADTTIGEYTKIDNLVQIGHDTNIGARVLIAAQVGIAGVCTIEDDVTIWGQVGIPSDIVVGAGSVILAQSGLISDVLPGKIYMGSPAAEHKKHLRQQASLSKLPGLIQRLDE; from the coding sequence ATGAAAATAGTGCCCCCCCAAACGCTGGCCAGCCTGGCAGCCATCCTGAACATCGAATATATAGGTCCCGCAGATCATCCCGTTCTGGGCATCAATGAGATACACCGAGTAGAGCCGGGCGACCTTACTTTTGTGGACGTAAAGAAGTATTTCAACAAGGCACTAACCAGTGCTGCCACCACCATCCTGCTGAATGAGCGCACAGAGCCACCTGCTGGCAAGGGCCTGCTACTCAGCGACGATCCGTTTCGCGACTACAACCGCCTTACCGAGTACTTTCAGCCCACCCTCAGCCTTACCCAGCAGGGAGGTGCACAGGCCGTACACCCCACCGCCCACCTGGGCCAGCATGTGGTGTTGGGCGAGGACGTGGAGATAGGCGAGGGGGCGGAAATTGGCCACAATGTGGTAATAGGTAGCCATGTACGCATCGGCGCACATACCCGCATCTACAGCCAGGTGTATTTGGGCGATTATACCGTGGTGGGCAGCCACTGCACCATACAGGCAGGCGCACAAATAGGCGGCGAAGCCTTCTACTTCAAGAAGCGCCCCTATGGCCGAGACAAGATGCTGACCAAGGGCCGGGTGCTGATAGCGGATCATGTAGACATAGGTGCCGGTACCTGCATAGATCGGGGCGTGAGTGCAGACACCACCATAGGCGAGTATACCAAGATAGACAACCTGGTGCAGATAGGCCATGATACCAACATTGGTGCACGGGTGCTAATAGCCGCACAGGTGGGTATTGCAGGCGTGTGCACCATAGAGGACGATGTGACCATATGGGGCCAGGTAGGTATCCCCAGCGACATAGTGGTGGGTGCTGGCTCGGTTATCCTGGCCCAGAGTGGGCTGATTAGCGACGTGCTCCCCGGTAAGATATACATGGGCAGCCCGGCTGCCGAGCACAAGAAGCACCTGCGCCAGCAGGCCAGCTTGTCTAAACTGCCGGGCTTGATACAGCGGCTAGACGAATAA